AGAATTGAACGTGGCTATGGTGGTCCCTCTATCTTCTTCAAGGATGGACAAATTGTCGACGATCTAGCCCGTGTTGCTGAATACGCCCGCCTTTTGGCTTCGATCAGAATCAATGCCGTCGTCATTAACAATGTTAATGCGGATGCGGCCCTCTTGAATTCTACAAACCTTGACGGGGTGGCTCGAATCGCTGATGTCTTCCGCCCATACGGGATACAAGTTGGCATATCGCTCAATTTCGCATCCCCTCAGACTTATGGAGGGCTCAGCACTTTTGATCCCCTCGATGCATCTGTCATCGAGTGGTGGTCTAACATTACGACTCAGGTCTATGATCGAGTTCCCGACATGGCTGGCTACCTCGTTAAGGCTGACTCAGAGGGGCAGCCAGGCCCCCAGACTTATAATAGGACCCTCGCCGATGCAGCGAACCTTTTCGCCAAAGAAGTCCAGCCCTACGGTGGCATCGTCATGTATCGCGCGTTTGTCTACAACAAGCTGAACGAATCAATCTGGACGGATGATCGTGCAAAGGCTGCCGTGGATTTTTTCAAGGACCTAGATGGCGAATTCGACGACAATGTGGTGATTCAAATCAAGTATGGGCCTATTGATTTCCAAGTCCGTGAGCCAGCATCGGCCTTGTTTGCGAATTTGGTCAACACCAGCATGGCCATTGAACTGCAGGTCACTCAAGAATACCTTGGACAGCAGTCGCATTTGGTCTATATTGCTCCCCTTTGGAAGACAATCTTAGACTCTGACCTTCGGGTCGACGGCCAGCCATCCCTGGTTCGTGACATTGTGGCTGGTAAACGGTTCAACCGCAAACTGGGCGGGTCAGCAGCTGTTGTCAACGTGGGTACAAATACCACCTGGCTTGGAAGCCACCTGTCTATGTCAAACCTATATGCCTATGGTCGCTTGGCCTGGAACCCGGTAGACGATATCCAGGATATACTGCAAGACTGGATCAGACTGACCTTTGGGCTCGACCGCAAGGTACTTGACACCCTCACTCGAATGTCCATGGAATCTTGGCTCGCCTACGAACAATATAGTGGCAATTTAGGCATCCAGACGTTAACAGATATTATATACACTCACTATGGTCCTAACCCTGCATCTCAAGACAACAATGGCTGGGGCCAATGGACCCGCGCAGACAAAACTAGCATCGGCATGGATCGGACGGTAGCAAATGGCACAGGCTTTTCGGGTCAGTATCCGGATGAGATCGCTGCCATGTATGAAAACATCGAAACC
Above is a window of Penicillium digitatum chromosome 2, complete sequence DNA encoding:
- a CDS encoding Alpha-glucuronidase; this translates as MRALLLFSSLGFAAAENGLKGWLRYASLPCSRQCHSNVPSSIVALNATETSPVHVAGTELQNGLKDVYEKCLQITYNKCKTSSSVFIGTVGQHREICGAMNDVPELKEDGFWLNTKGENIYILGQNERGALYGTFEYLSMLSQGNFSKVAYASNPSAPIRWVNQWDDMDGRIERGYGGPSIFFKDGQIVDDLARVAEYARLLASIRINAVVINNVNADAALLNSTNLDGVARIADVFRPYGIQVGISLNFASPQTYGGLSTFDPLDASVIEWWSNITTQVYDRVPDMAGYLVKADSEGQPGPQTYNRTLADAANLFAKEVQPYGGIVMYRAFVYNKLNESIWTDDRAKAAVDFFKDLDGEFDDNVVIQIKYGPIDFQVREPASALFANLVNTSMAIELQVTQEYLGQQSHLVYIAPLWKTILDSDLRVDGQPSLVRDIVAGKRFNRKLGGSAAVVNVGTNTTWLGSHLSMSNLYAYGRLAWNPVDDIQDILQDWIRLTFGLDRKVLDTLTRMSMESWLAYEQYSGNLGIQTLTDIIYTHYGPNPASQDNNGWGQWTRADKTSIGMDRTVANGTGFSGQYPDEIAAMYENIETTPDALLLWFHHVKYLHRLHSGKTVIQHFYDEHYSGAETAQTFLTQWESLQDKIDAERYHHVRHFLDYQSGHSIVWRDAINNFFYNLSGIPDQAKRVGHHPWRIEAEDMTLEGYKTYTVNPFETASGSVAIVTTSNEIAGTALTEINFPSGTYDLAVNYYDVYGGQSQWKVYLNNREIGRWIGNGESIFSHTPSVHLDGHSAIRIKFRDVKIHKGDTLKIVGMPNGTEPAPLDYVALLPAGIVD